One genomic window of Trichlorobacter lovleyi includes the following:
- a CDS encoding enoyl-ACP reductase FabI: MQLLHGKKILILGILNEKSIAWGIARAFHEQGADLAITYQDKTREKRVRILAESLNAQLILPCDVRSSAQIRKITDKIKATWDGLDIIVHAVAFAEKDDLAGTILDTDRRGFERALEVSVYSLINIVKEALPLMEGRNSAILTLSYYGAVKVFPHYNVMGVAKAALEASVRYLAEAVGNKGVRVNAISSGPILTTASFCLSGFSTIAACVGEKAPLRRNVTREEVANSALYLCSNLSSGVSGEVHYVDAGYNVLGV; the protein is encoded by the coding sequence ATGCAATTACTCCACGGGAAAAAAATTCTGATTTTAGGGATACTCAATGAAAAAAGTATCGCCTGGGGTATTGCCCGGGCTTTTCATGAGCAAGGCGCCGACCTCGCCATTACGTATCAGGATAAGACTCGGGAAAAACGTGTGAGGATTTTGGCAGAATCACTGAATGCCCAGCTGATTCTACCCTGCGATGTAAGGAGCAGTGCGCAGATTCGGAAGATCACCGATAAGATTAAAGCTACGTGGGATGGATTGGATATTATTGTTCATGCGGTGGCTTTTGCAGAAAAGGATGATCTGGCAGGGACCATTCTTGATACAGACCGGCGAGGTTTTGAGAGAGCCTTGGAGGTCAGTGTTTATTCGCTTATCAATATTGTCAAGGAGGCGCTACCCTTAATGGAAGGGAGAAATAGCGCGATTTTGACACTTAGTTATTATGGCGCCGTCAAGGTTTTCCCCCATTACAATGTAATGGGGGTGGCCAAAGCGGCCCTTGAAGCGTCAGTTCGCTACCTGGCTGAAGCAGTTGGTAACAAAGGAGTACGTGTTAATGCAATTTCATCCGGACCAATACTAACCACCGCCTCCTTTTGTCTGAGTGGGTTCAGTACTATAGCCGCTTGTGTTGGAGAAAAGGCACCGCTTCGCCGTAATGTTACACGGGAGGAGGTGGCGAACTCGGCACTGTACCTCTGTAGCAATTTGTCAAGCGGTGTTTCCGGAGAAGTTCATTATGTTGACGCAGGCTATAACGTGCTGGGGGTGTGA
- a CDS encoding acyloxyacyl hydrolase, with product MLVKKCMKFAIMSLLHSSVLFHSVTAQAEWQEAGIRMGLQAGPRREYFHLYQAFAVYGLPWEWRCPSGWGMAPSLNVSAGALTGGNESGFIGGTGAGLVFNNDNGGIALEIGVGLDVMDRRQFGEQDFGSILLWGAHMGVSYRFKGGMGIGYRLQHLSNNRILYTRCTPNPGVDMHMFSVSWHF from the coding sequence ATGCTCGTAAAGAAATGTATGAAGTTTGCCATTATGTCTTTGCTGCACAGCAGTGTGCTGTTTCACTCAGTAACGGCGCAGGCTGAGTGGCAGGAAGCCGGTATACGTATGGGGCTCCAGGCAGGGCCTCGACGTGAATATTTTCATCTGTATCAGGCATTTGCAGTCTATGGTCTGCCTTGGGAGTGGCGATGTCCTTCAGGATGGGGTATGGCTCCGTCCTTGAATGTGTCTGCTGGAGCTCTGACAGGCGGCAATGAAAGCGGTTTTATTGGAGGTACTGGGGCGGGGCTTGTATTTAACAACGACAATGGGGGCATCGCACTGGAAATTGGTGTAGGTCTTGACGTTATGGATAGGCGCCAGTTCGGGGAGCAGGATTTTGGAAGTATTCTTTTGTGGGGCGCTCATATGGGAGTCTCCTATCGTTTTAAAGGAGGCATGGGAATAGGCTATCGACTGCAGCATCTCTCAAACAATCGCATTTTATATACCCGATGCACACCAAATCCAGGCGTGGATATGCACATGTTCAGTGTGAGCTGGCACTTTTAG
- a CDS encoding phospholipid carrier-dependent glycosyltransferase, with product MMRKIKSYLQTSSFPWQGDLLLLTAFYGSAFFLWLGRIGLIEPDEGRYAEIPREMLERFDFITPTLNYVAYFEKPPLHYWLTALAFKIFGLSEFAARFTGATAGLLTVLLVYSTTRAIWGRQEAVVSAAILGASTGFLVQSRINLTDMTLTFCLTAALCHFLLAATREQHKALHYYLFYVFCGLSVLAKGLIGIIFPAGIVTLYLTLGCNGYLLRELRLIRGSLLLLVVAAPWFVLASIKNPDFAQFFFIHEHFERFLTTTHGRYQPFWFFVPIFLLTMLPWSFYAARALVDGAKTRCQAQDPRFFLVIWVVFIFLFFSASHSKLIPYILPIFPPIAMLIGIMFVRLGEHKIMATLKLEHISLLVVLSIGAVGVVAYSQLPILAPLLIQLNLLPVGSSLLTKMTILTPLAGWLLGLIFLGMAISVFWAVRRKSAVLLLIGLLSGSYLLEVVGQPHVLERIAVKKSSRELAEMAGRLLSNEGILASFGYEQSMPFYARQRVVVVGSKGELTFGSNRGDQSAWFIDEAGFLQLWQGKRQVIVLLKQDELKKVAPLLHPAATVLGQKYKKLLITNKPLQE from the coding sequence ATGATGCGCAAAATCAAGTCATACCTGCAAACGTCGTCTTTTCCTTGGCAGGGTGATTTATTGCTGTTGACCGCGTTCTATGGCAGTGCATTTTTTTTGTGGCTTGGGAGGATCGGCCTAATCGAACCCGATGAAGGACGCTATGCCGAGATTCCGCGTGAGATGCTGGAACGGTTCGATTTTATAACGCCCACGCTTAATTATGTCGCCTATTTTGAAAAACCACCGTTGCATTATTGGCTGACCGCGCTGGCCTTCAAGATATTCGGGCTGAGTGAGTTTGCTGCGCGCTTCACTGGTGCCACAGCTGGCTTGCTAACAGTGTTGTTAGTGTACAGTACCACGCGGGCTATCTGGGGGCGGCAAGAAGCAGTAGTTTCTGCAGCAATCCTGGGGGCGTCCACCGGCTTCCTGGTGCAGTCACGGATAAACCTGACCGACATGACCCTGACCTTCTGTTTGACCGCCGCATTGTGTCATTTTTTGCTGGCAGCAACCAGAGAACAGCACAAAGCACTGCATTACTATCTTTTCTATGTCTTCTGCGGGCTATCTGTACTTGCCAAAGGCTTAATCGGGATTATTTTTCCAGCAGGTATCGTTACGCTCTACCTGACCTTGGGCTGTAACGGCTACCTGCTGCGGGAATTGCGGCTGATACGCGGCAGTCTGCTGTTGCTTGTGGTAGCGGCACCCTGGTTTGTGTTGGCATCAATAAAAAATCCAGACTTCGCACAATTTTTCTTTATACATGAACATTTTGAACGCTTTTTAACCACAACACATGGGCGTTACCAGCCGTTTTGGTTCTTTGTGCCGATCTTCTTGCTCACGATGTTGCCTTGGTCATTTTATGCAGCCCGAGCACTCGTGGATGGGGCCAAGACCCGCTGTCAAGCACAGGATCCCCGTTTTTTCCTGGTAATCTGGGTTGTTTTTATCTTTCTGTTTTTTTCAGCATCGCATTCCAAACTGATCCCCTACATCCTGCCGATTTTTCCACCTATTGCCATGCTGATAGGCATCATGTTTGTGCGGCTTGGCGAGCACAAGATAATGGCAACACTTAAATTGGAACACATCAGCCTGCTCGTTGTGCTGTCAATTGGTGCAGTTGGGGTGGTGGCCTACTCGCAACTGCCAATCTTAGCGCCTTTGCTTATACAGCTCAATTTGTTGCCAGTAGGCAGCAGTCTGCTTACAAAAATGACTATTCTAACGCCCCTAGCTGGTTGGCTGCTGGGGTTGATCTTTTTAGGCATGGCCATAAGTGTGTTTTGGGCTGTTCGTAGGAAGAGCGCTGTACTACTGCTCATCGGACTTTTATCTGGTTCCTATTTGCTAGAGGTCGTTGGGCAACCGCATGTGCTGGAACGAATTGCCGTAAAGAAGTCTTCACGTGAATTAGCTGAAATGGCAGGGCGGCTACTAAGCAATGAGGGTATCCTGGCAAGCTTCGGCTATGAACAGTCGATGCCGTTTTATGCCAGGCAGCGGGTGGTTGTGGTTGGCAGTAAAGGGGAGCTTACCTTCGGTAGCAACCGGGGTGATCAATCGGCCTGGTTTATTGATGAAGCAGGCTTTTTACAACTCTGGCAGGGAAAGCGCCAGGTGATTGTATTGCTCAAACAGGATGAGTTGAAGAAAGTTGCGCCGTTATTACACCCAGCAGCAACAGTGCTGGGGCAGAAGTACAAAAAACTATTAATAACAAATAAGCCGCTTCAGGAGTAG
- a CDS encoding glycosyltransferase: MSTPYVSLIVPVYNEEKSLQPLMDRLYPVAESLGKPFEIIFTNDGSRDRSLEMLREYVQQYPGVKVVEFNGNFGQHMAILAAFERSTGEIVITLDADLQNPPEEIPRMIAEIEQGHDVVGTIREKRQDPLFRRVASRIVNITTNKMTGMQMSDYGCMLRAYHRNVINNINQCGESTTFIPALAQTFSSNPSEIMVGHAERTLGESKYSFYRLIRLNFDLMTGFSVVPLQLFALLGIITSFLSVGFALSLFIRRFMIGAEVEGVFTLFAILFFFIGIIIFGIGIVGEYVGRIYQEVRRRPRYVVRKTYGF; this comes from the coding sequence ATGAGTACGCCCTATGTCAGCCTTATCGTGCCGGTCTACAACGAAGAGAAATCGCTGCAGCCGTTGATGGACCGTCTCTACCCGGTGGCAGAGTCGCTGGGCAAGCCGTTTGAGATCATCTTCACCAACGACGGTTCCCGTGACCGCTCACTTGAGATGCTGCGGGAGTATGTCCAGCAATACCCCGGTGTCAAGGTGGTCGAGTTCAACGGCAACTTTGGCCAGCATATGGCGATCCTGGCAGCCTTTGAACGTTCAACCGGCGAAATCGTCATCACCCTGGATGCTGATCTGCAGAATCCTCCGGAAGAGATCCCCCGCATGATTGCCGAGATCGAACAGGGTCATGACGTGGTCGGCACGATACGCGAAAAACGTCAGGACCCGCTCTTTCGACGGGTGGCCTCGCGGATCGTGAACATCACCACCAACAAGATGACCGGCATGCAGATGAGCGACTACGGCTGCATGCTGCGGGCCTACCACCGCAACGTCATCAACAACATCAACCAGTGCGGCGAATCCACCACCTTCATCCCGGCCCTGGCCCAGACCTTCTCCTCCAATCCGAGCGAGATCATGGTGGGCCATGCCGAGCGGACCCTGGGAGAGAGCAAATACTCCTTCTACCGTCTGATCCGGCTCAACTTCGACCTGATGACCGGTTTCTCGGTCGTGCCGCTGCAGCTTTTTGCCCTTCTGGGGATCATCACCTCCTTCTTGTCGGTCGGATTTGCGCTGTCGCTGTTTATCCGGCGTTTCATGATCGGGGCTGAGGTGGAAGGGGTCTTCACCCTGTTTGCGATCCTGTTCTTCTTCATCGGGATCATCATCTTCGGGATCGGGATCGTGGGGGAGTATGTGGGGCGGATCTACCAGGAGGTCCGCAGGCGGCCGCGCTACGTGGTCAGAAAAACCTACGGGTTTTGA
- a CDS encoding SOS response-associated peptidase family protein — protein MQLRLVMRGTVACLQKAFDIRVPLQWDTCVCSTYGQQWLVIRQGKQGERQASLARLWSVEDAWSINDESRLGWYRHTTQRCIMPVSCFRIMKDGRWYEVVLNDGSYMSCVGIWEAWQNDAGLQQEGVVLITTMANVLLAPFQKTMPLILHPSELSDWLQSKRPLKQDLQRLASPYPSELMCVIPLGTSE, from the coding sequence ATGCAGCTTCGACTTGTTATGCGAGGTACCGTTGCATGCTTGCAAAAGGCATTTGATATTCGGGTGCCTTTGCAGTGGGATACATGCGTCTGCAGCACGTATGGTCAACAATGGTTGGTCATTCGTCAAGGAAAGCAAGGAGAACGTCAAGCGTCTCTGGCACGGTTGTGGAGCGTTGAAGATGCATGGAGCATTAATGATGAAAGCAGGCTGGGGTGGTATCGTCACACGACTCAGCGCTGCATTATGCCGGTGAGCTGCTTCCGCATCATGAAAGATGGCAGATGGTATGAAGTCGTGCTGAATGATGGCTCGTACATGAGTTGCGTCGGAATTTGGGAGGCTTGGCAGAATGACGCTGGACTGCAGCAAGAGGGTGTTGTGCTCATTACAACCATGGCAAACGTACTATTGGCACCTTTTCAAAAAACAATGCCACTTATCTTGCATCCCTCTGAACTTAGTGACTGGTTACAAAGCAAAAGGCCACTCAAACAGGATCTGCAACGGCTTGCAAGTCCGTATCCATCTGAACTGATGTGTGTAATTCCCTTAGGCACGTCTGAGTAA
- a CDS encoding TetR/AcrR family transcriptional regulator, producing MENTDKRMAVIQAAMELIAENGFHGTPMSGIAKRAGVAAGTIYHYFESKDALIEATYALLEEQLLESIRQGYCEDSSVQERFLHIGRMLVSSFIVFPMKSRFIEQFHNSPYGVASRRERMLGRKNDLVSSLFEEARQQGLVKDLPLPVIFALSFGPLLLICRDHIFGLITLDDLLIEKTVQACWEALKC from the coding sequence ATGGAGAACACTGATAAGCGTATGGCCGTGATACAGGCTGCCATGGAGCTGATTGCTGAAAATGGATTTCATGGGACACCGATGTCCGGGATTGCCAAGCGTGCCGGTGTGGCAGCAGGTACCATTTACCATTACTTTGAAAGCAAAGACGCGCTTATTGAGGCTACCTATGCCCTTCTTGAAGAACAATTACTTGAGTCCATCAGACAAGGGTATTGCGAAGATAGCTCTGTACAGGAGCGCTTCCTGCATATAGGACGGATGCTGGTAAGCTCTTTTATCGTATTCCCTATGAAATCACGTTTTATTGAACAGTTTCATAATTCTCCCTATGGGGTTGCCAGCAGACGGGAAAGGATGTTGGGGAGAAAAAACGACCTTGTCTCTTCACTTTTTGAAGAAGCGCGGCAACAGGGTCTTGTCAAAGATTTGCCCTTGCCGGTAATTTTTGCCCTATCATTTGGCCCCTTGCTGCTTATATGTCGTGATCATATCTTTGGGCTTATAACACTTGATGATCTTCTGATTGAAAAAACAGTCCAAGCCTGTTGGGAGGCACTAAAGTGTTAA
- a CDS encoding phospholipase A: MEQDTSGQTLSVIEKRLSQEQQAKGLAFSILPHKPNYLLPITYNASPNNDAYGTLSDGRDQLDKLEVKFQLSIKTALWENMFGSTGTLYVAYSQVAFWQAYNSKISSPFREINFEPETFVSFNTGFDLFGMRSEIMTIGFNHQSNGRSRPLSRSWNRIMAQLPFCAGTTCFVLKPWFRIPESAQDDDNPSMEKYYGYGELFVVQKLGEHTVSMMLRNNLRTSQNKGAIQLDWSFPLHKKLRGYVQYFNGYGESLVDYNHANNRLGIGVMLTDWL, translated from the coding sequence GTGGAACAGGATACGTCAGGCCAGACGCTGTCTGTGATTGAAAAACGCCTCAGTCAGGAGCAGCAGGCAAAAGGCTTGGCTTTTTCTATTCTGCCGCATAAGCCCAACTACCTTCTGCCCATTACGTATAATGCTTCACCCAATAACGATGCCTATGGCACCTTAAGTGATGGGCGCGACCAGCTTGACAAGCTAGAAGTTAAATTTCAGCTCAGTATCAAGACTGCGTTGTGGGAAAATATGTTCGGCAGTACGGGCACACTGTATGTGGCATACAGCCAGGTTGCCTTTTGGCAGGCTTATAACAGCAAGATATCCTCTCCATTCAGAGAGATAAACTTTGAGCCGGAAACCTTTGTGTCTTTCAACACCGGATTTGACCTGTTCGGGATGCGCAGCGAGATCATGACCATTGGTTTTAATCATCAGTCAAATGGCAGATCACGCCCTCTATCTCGCAGTTGGAACAGGATCATGGCGCAACTGCCCTTCTGTGCCGGTACGACCTGTTTTGTCCTAAAACCCTGGTTTCGTATTCCTGAAAGCGCACAGGACGATGATAACCCGTCCATGGAAAAATATTACGGTTATGGCGAGTTGTTCGTCGTGCAAAAGCTGGGCGAACATACCGTAAGCATGATGCTGCGCAACAATCTGCGTACCTCTCAGAATAAGGGAGCCATCCAGCTCGACTGGAGTTTTCCCCTGCACAAGAAGTTACGGGGATACGTCCAGTATTTTAACGGTTATGGTGAAAGCCTGGTAGACTACAACCATGCCAATAACCGGCTTGGGATCGGAGTGATGCTGACGGATTGGCTGTAG
- the adeC gene encoding AdeC/AdeK/OprM family multidrug efflux complex outer membrane factor: MKKRASFPVASVLCASLLAGALSGCTMAPTYTRPDAPVTTGWPSGEAYKAETAKADQKPLAEVPWREFFVEPRLQKVIELALANNRDLRVAALTIEKTRAQYRIQRADLLPTINGTAGATIQRTPADLSSTGRARVSEQYNVGLGVSNYELDLFGRVQSLKDQALEQYLATEQARNSVQISLVAEVANAWLTLAADRERLKITRETLASQQEYYQIIKHRYDAGITSALDLYQAQTAVDAARVDIARYTTLVAQDENALGLLVGRSVPADLLPTELGSLTAVQELSVGLPSEVLLKRPDILAAEHRLKGANANIGAARAAFFPRIGLSAGFGTASAKLTDLFQPGSVAWNFVPQISVPLFDSGRNLAGLEVSKADRDIAVAQYEKAIQIAFREVADTLAQRGTINDQLAAQQSLTDATAESHRLSQARYDRGVDSYLTVIVAQRALYAAQQNLITVRLARLANQTTAYKVLGGGGKD; encoded by the coding sequence ATGAAAAAACGAGCGTCATTTCCTGTTGCTTCGGTGCTTTGTGCATCACTTCTGGCCGGTGCCCTGTCCGGCTGCACCATGGCTCCGACCTACACCCGGCCTGATGCGCCGGTTACGACCGGCTGGCCCAGCGGCGAGGCCTATAAGGCCGAGACTGCCAAGGCTGATCAGAAACCGCTGGCCGAGGTACCCTGGCGGGAGTTTTTTGTGGAGCCCCGCCTGCAGAAGGTGATTGAACTGGCCCTGGCCAACAACCGTGACCTGCGGGTGGCAGCCCTGACCATTGAGAAGACCCGTGCCCAGTACCGGATTCAACGGGCCGACCTGCTGCCGACCATCAACGGCACTGCCGGGGCCACCATTCAGCGCACCCCGGCCGACCTCTCCTCAACCGGCCGGGCCCGTGTCAGTGAACAGTATAACGTCGGTCTGGGGGTCAGCAATTATGAGCTGGACCTGTTCGGCCGGGTGCAGAGCCTGAAGGACCAGGCTCTGGAGCAGTACCTGGCAACTGAACAGGCCAGAAACAGTGTCCAGATCAGCCTGGTGGCCGAAGTGGCCAATGCCTGGCTGACCCTGGCCGCTGACCGGGAGCGGCTGAAGATTACCCGCGAGACCCTGGCGAGTCAGCAGGAGTACTACCAGATCATCAAACATCGCTATGATGCCGGGATCACTTCGGCTCTTGATCTCTATCAGGCCCAGACCGCCGTGGATGCGGCCCGGGTGGATATCGCCCGCTACACCACTCTGGTGGCTCAGGATGAGAATGCCCTTGGCCTGCTGGTGGGCAGATCGGTGCCGGCTGACCTGTTGCCAACAGAGCTGGGCAGCCTGACGGCAGTGCAGGAACTGTCGGTGGGGCTGCCGTCCGAAGTGCTGCTGAAACGGCCTGACATCCTGGCTGCCGAACATCGGCTGAAAGGGGCCAATGCCAACATTGGCGCTGCCCGGGCCGCCTTCTTTCCCCGGATTGGCCTGAGTGCCGGTTTTGGTACGGCCAGCGCCAAGCTGACCGATCTGTTCCAGCCCGGTTCGGTGGCCTGGAATTTTGTGCCGCAAATCAGTGTGCCGCTGTTTGACAGTGGCCGCAATCTTGCCGGGCTGGAGGTCAGCAAGGCAGACCGGGATATCGCCGTGGCCCAGTACGAAAAGGCGATCCAGATCGCCTTCCGGGAGGTGGCTGATACCCTGGCCCAGCGTGGTACTATTAATGACCAGCTGGCTGCCCAACAGTCGCTGACCGATGCCACGGCTGAAAGCCATCGTCTTTCGCAGGCCCGCTACGACAGGGGAGTGGACAGTTATCTGACCGTGATCGTTGCACAACGTGCCCTGTATGCGGCCCAGCAGAACCTGATCACGGTCCGGTTGGCCAGGCTGGCCAACCAGACCACCGCCTACAAGGTACTGGGGGGCGGGGGTAAGGATTGA
- a CDS encoding efflux RND transporter permease subunit, giving the protein MARFFIDRPIFAWVIAILVMLAGLLAIKTLPVSQYPPIAPPQITINAVYPGASAQTVQDTVTQVIEQKLNGIDNLIYMSSTSDSAGAVSINLTFKAGTDPNIAQVQVQNKLQLATPLLPQVVQKQGIQVVKSTKNFLLIVGLISEDGSMDRHQLTDYMVSNLQDIVSRVEGVGELQQFGTQNAMRIWLNPTKLNSFGLTSSDVVTALQAQNAQVSAGQFGGTPSNEGQQLNATITARTLLQTPEQFDAVILRTNPDGSTVRLKDVAISKIGTENYDIVARYKGKPLAGMAIRLAAGANALDTADRVKTKMAELSKYFPAGMKVVYPYDTTPFVKISIEEVVQTLIEAVFLVFIIMFLFLQNLRATLIPTIAVPVVLLGTMGVLSAAGFSINTLTMFALVIVIGLLVDDAIVVVENVERIMSEEGLSPHDATIKSMGQITSALVGIATVLSAVFLPMAFFGGSTGVIYRQFSITIISAMILSVLVALILTPALCATLLKPVEKGHEPGECGPFCRFFRWFNRKFDWGRGKYEAIVGRSFGKPVRYLVIYGCIVAAMMLFFHRLPTAFLPDEDQGFIICQIQLPAGATQERTLKVVEQLEKHFLEKENKAVETIIAVAGFSFAGQGQNMGLAFVRLKDWKLRKDPALKAQAVAGRAMGAFSKIKDGLAFAFSPPAVVELGQANGFDFQLQDRGGVGHDKLMEARNMLLGMAMQNKKLVAVRPNGQDDSPQFKLDIDDVRAGALGVSLASINEVLATAWGSSYVNDFIENGRVKKVYLQADAKYRMLPEDIGKWYVRNSKGEMVPFSAFATARWQYGSPRLERYNGIPSVEIMGQAAAGISTGEAMAEMEKMAAKLPPGIGYEWTGLSYEEKNAGAQAPALYAISLLVVFLAVAALYESWTIPFVNLLMLPLGLVGAVTAVTLRLLPNDVYLQIGLLTTVGLSTKNAILIIQFIKEQLHQGHELVDATLAAVKIRLRPVIMTSLAFFFGTLPLALTKGAGAAAQNAIGTAVTGGLLSATFIDLIFIPFFFVMISRLFGRKKYKKDAGHALPTAVQEGH; this is encoded by the coding sequence ATGGCCAGGTTTTTCATAGACAGACCGATTTTTGCCTGGGTGATTGCCATCCTGGTAATGCTGGCCGGCCTGCTGGCGATCAAGACGCTGCCGGTGTCACAATATCCGCCGATTGCGCCGCCCCAGATCACCATTAACGCCGTCTATCCGGGGGCCTCTGCCCAGACGGTGCAGGATACCGTCACCCAGGTGATCGAGCAGAAGCTGAACGGTATTGACAACCTGATCTACATGTCCTCCACCAGCGACTCGGCCGGTGCAGTATCGATCAACCTGACCTTTAAGGCCGGTACCGATCCCAATATTGCCCAGGTGCAGGTGCAGAACAAGCTACAGCTGGCCACACCGCTGTTGCCGCAGGTGGTACAAAAACAGGGGATTCAGGTGGTAAAATCCACCAAAAACTTCCTGCTGATCGTCGGTCTGATATCAGAAGACGGTTCGATGGACCGGCATCAACTGACCGATTACATGGTCTCCAATCTGCAGGATATTGTCAGCCGGGTGGAGGGGGTGGGCGAACTGCAGCAGTTCGGTACCCAGAATGCCATGCGGATCTGGTTGAACCCCACCAAGTTGAACAGCTTCGGGCTGACCAGCAGTGATGTCGTCACTGCCCTGCAGGCCCAGAACGCCCAGGTCTCAGCCGGGCAATTCGGCGGCACTCCCTCGAATGAAGGGCAGCAGTTGAATGCCACCATTACGGCAAGAACGCTGTTGCAGACGCCCGAACAGTTTGATGCGGTCATCCTGCGTACAAATCCTGATGGTTCTACGGTGCGGTTGAAGGATGTTGCCATCAGCAAGATCGGTACGGAAAATTACGATATCGTGGCCCGCTATAAAGGCAAACCATTGGCCGGCATGGCGATCCGTCTGGCCGCCGGCGCCAACGCCCTGGATACTGCCGATCGGGTCAAGACCAAGATGGCTGAACTGTCCAAATACTTCCCCGCCGGCATGAAGGTGGTCTATCCCTACGACACCACCCCCTTTGTCAAGATATCCATTGAAGAGGTGGTGCAGACCCTGATCGAGGCGGTCTTCCTGGTCTTTATCATCATGTTTCTGTTCCTGCAGAACCTGCGTGCCACCCTGATCCCCACCATCGCGGTGCCGGTGGTCTTGCTGGGCACCATGGGCGTGCTGTCGGCCGCCGGGTTCTCGATCAACACCCTGACCATGTTCGCCCTGGTGATCGTGATCGGTCTGTTGGTGGACGATGCCATCGTGGTGGTGGAAAACGTGGAACGGATCATGTCCGAGGAGGGGTTGTCTCCCCACGACGCCACCATCAAGTCGATGGGCCAGATCACCAGCGCCTTGGTTGGCATCGCCACCGTGCTATCGGCCGTGTTCCTGCCGATGGCCTTCTTCGGCGGTTCCACCGGCGTGATCTACCGCCAGTTTTCCATCACCATCATCTCGGCCATGATCCTGTCGGTGCTGGTGGCATTGATCCTGACCCCAGCGCTCTGCGCGACCCTGCTCAAACCGGTCGAAAAGGGGCATGAGCCGGGTGAATGCGGACCGTTCTGCAGGTTTTTCCGCTGGTTTAACCGCAAATTCGACTGGGGCAGAGGCAAATATGAAGCCATCGTCGGCCGTTCCTTTGGCAAGCCGGTCCGCTATCTGGTGATTTACGGCTGTATCGTCGCAGCCATGATGTTGTTCTTCCATCGCCTGCCGACCGCCTTCCTGCCGGATGAAGACCAGGGTTTCATCATCTGCCAGATTCAGCTGCCGGCCGGGGCCACTCAGGAGCGGACCCTCAAGGTGGTTGAACAGCTCGAAAAGCATTTTCTGGAAAAGGAAAACAAGGCCGTAGAAACCATCATCGCCGTGGCCGGCTTCAGCTTTGCCGGCCAGGGGCAGAACATGGGCCTGGCGTTTGTCAGGCTCAAGGACTGGAAATTGCGCAAGGATCCTGCCCTGAAGGCCCAGGCGGTTGCCGGCAGGGCCATGGGGGCCTTTTCAAAGATCAAGGATGGTCTGGCATTTGCCTTTTCACCGCCTGCGGTGGTGGAGTTGGGGCAGGCCAACGGTTTTGACTTCCAGCTGCAGGACCGCGGTGGTGTTGGCCATGACAAATTGATGGAAGCCCGTAATATGCTGTTGGGTATGGCCATGCAGAACAAAAAACTGGTGGCGGTACGTCCCAATGGCCAGGATGACTCACCTCAGTTCAAGCTGGATATTGACGACGTCCGGGCAGGTGCCCTGGGGGTCTCGCTTGCCAGCATCAACGAGGTGCTGGCCACGGCCTGGGGCAGCTCCTATGTCAACGACTTCATCGAGAACGGCCGGGTCAAGAAGGTCTATCTGCAGGCCGATGCCAAGTACCGGATGTTGCCTGAGGATATCGGCAAATGGTATGTCCGCAACAGCAAGGGCGAGATGGTTCCGTTCTCGGCCTTTGCCACAGCACGTTGGCAGTACGGTTCTCCCCGCCTTGAACGCTATAACGGCATCCCGTCGGTAGAGATCATGGGGCAGGCGGCAGCGGGAATCAGTACCGGAGAGGCGATGGCCGAGATGGAAAAGATGGCGGCCAAACTGCCGCCCGGTATCGGTTATGAATGGACCGGCCTTTCCTATGAAGAGAAAAATGCCGGGGCCCAGGCGCCGGCCCTGTATGCCATCTCGCTTTTGGTGGTGTTCCTGGCAGTGGCCGCCTTGTATGAAAGCTGGACCATCCCGTTTGTGAACCTGCTGATGCTGCCATTGGGCCTGGTGGGGGCCGTTACTGCGGTAACCCTGCGCTTGCTGCCCAACGACGTCTATCTGCAGATCGGTCTGCTGACCACCGTTGGCCTTTCTACCAAGAACGCGATCCTGATCATCCAGTTCATCAAGGAACAGCTGCACCAGGGGCATGAACTGGTGGATGCCACCCTGGCGGCGGTCAAGATCCGGTTACGGCCGGTTATCATGACCTCGCTGGCCTTCTTCTTCGGCACCCTGCCGCTGGCGTTGACCAAGGGGGCCGGTGCCGCGGCGCAGAATGCCATTGGTACTGCGGTAACCGGCGGTCTGCTCTCGGCCACTTTTATCGATCTGATCTTTATTCCGTTTTTCTTTGTGATGATATCGCGCTTGTTTGGGCGCAAGAAGTACAAAAAGGATGCGGGCCATGCACTGCCGACTGCTGTACAGGAGGGGCATTGA